One genomic segment of Myripristis murdjan chromosome 20, fMyrMur1.1, whole genome shotgun sequence includes these proteins:
- the med1l gene encoding mediator of RNA polymerase II transcription subunit 1-like isoform X3 yields MIPGLIMFLMSFGYDNWIMVEHVLQIKANCLNMPVMTAKSLIADLHLKFAEKTWSDTFQLVRRCMDKSRDDSKPRETLVRCMERLHEALHVSSVNGMRSRLELIAKQNGMGFHFTEATCYLTADLFYLEVVLLQGGGVEDVKVAPHGEVPMSSESLLQLLRLKDFVAFSVKLADLSAFYNFPGENETKIKLFTCLQNLGQDLQKISHLSSALKECDCQEDMILNGRIGRLIARKEGFPLTVQFYISPTEVLETSDSKISDVEPVVQTAQVIVGLSDATHQLQMASLMPQLDPQGHPVFTPLSEVLHETLPACFLLRLQPALPTLSSFVNKLSQVTDVTIPDADLQWAAFPKLLMRSSLNTKSPGETFDEQDTIFMVPLPGEMMHSYVFPGAAWEAPALKGTVVKSIPFTHPAHVPALLELLRHQCTINTLLSSCATSQWASPVPSLHFEVLPESDTSFSVTFLRPDIDSLAVLLVDVPGSHQVTCSLFGIDDPSMDEYISSVMKRSLSLPVTMRALYGKLREISSPLPPVCPATTEAGDDRPAPSPVLVSSNSESATVAESSCGPAAPSTPVSQSVPGPEDSSTVPAPACFVMSVATSELLPEIKTSPPVKPYPFTTVGVFSH; encoded by the exons ATGATTCCGGGGttaataatgtttttaatgAGTTTTGGTTATGATAATTGGATTATGGTTGAACATGTGCTCCAGATTAAAGCTAATTGCTTGAACATGCCAG TGATGACAGCCAAGTCCTTAATCGCTGACCTGCACTTGAAATTTGCAGAGAAGACTTGGAGCGACACCTTTCAGCTTGTCCGTAGATGCATG gacaAATCAAGAGATGACTCCAAGCCTCGTGAGACACTGGTTCGTTGCATGGAACGGCTCCACGAAGCTCTGCATG TGTCCTCGGTGAATGGCATGAGGTCTCGTCTGGAACTGATAGCTAAACAAAACGG CATGGGCTTTCACTTTACCGAGGCCACGTGCTACTTGACAGCCGACCTGTTCTACCTGGAGGTGGTGCTGTtgcaggggggaggggtggaggatgTCAAGGTGGCCCCACATGGAGAAGTCCCCATG TCGAGTGAGTCCcttcttcagctgctgag ATTGAAAGACTTTGTGGCGTTCTCAGTGAAGTTGGCTGACCTCTCTGCCTTTTACAACTTCCCTGGAGAGAA tgaaaccaaaataaaactgtttacaTGTCTGCAGAACCTCGGGCAAGATTTgcagaaaatatcacatttgtcaAG TGCACTAAAGGAGTGTGACTGCCAAGAGGACATGATTCTCAACGGCAGGATCGGGCGTCTAATAGCCAGAAAAGAAG GTTTCCCGCTGACTGTACAGTTCTACATCAGTCCCACTGAAGTTCTGGAAACCTCAGATTCAA AGATTTCAGATGTGGAGCCAGTTGTCCAGACAGCCCAGGTGATTGTGGGTCTCAGTGATGCGACACACCAGCTTCAGATGGCCTCTTTGATGCCACAACTTGATCCCCAAGG TCATCCCGTGTTTACTCCTTTGAGTGAGGTGCTGCATGAgactctgcctgcctgcttccTGCTCAGACTACAGCCGGCCCTGCCGACGCTCTCCTCTTTTGTAAACAAGCTAAGCCAGGTTACAG ATGTAACTATACCAGATGCTGACCTGCAGTGGGCAGCCTTTCCCAAGCTTCTGATGAGAAGTTCACTGAACACAAAGAGTCCTGGGGAAACTTTTGATGAGCAGGATACCATTTTTATGGTG CCTCTTCCTGGTGAAATGATGCACAGTTATGTGTTCCCTGGAGCTGCATGGGAGGCGCCTGCCCTAAAAGGGACTGTGGTGAAGAGCATTCCCTTCACCCACCCTGCCCACGTCCCCGCCCTGTTGGAGCTGCTTCGTCATCAGTGCACAATCAACACCTTATTAAGTAGCTGTGCCACCTCCCAATGGGCAAGTCCAG TTCCTTCCCTGCACTTCGAAGTCCTTCCAGAGTCTGACACCAGCTTCTCTGTGACCTTCCTTCGACCTGACATCGACTCCCTTGCTGTTT TGCTAGTGGATGTTCCTGGCTCTCATCAGGTTACATGCAGCCTGTTTGGAATTGACGATCCCTCCATGGATGAATACATTTCCAGTGTGATGAAGAG GTCTCTGTCACTTCCCGTCACCATGAGGGCTTTATATGGCAAGCTGAGGGagatttcctctcctcttcctcctgtgtgCCCAGCCACTACAGAGGCTGGAGACGACCGGCCAGCTCCCTCTCCTGTCCTCGTGTCCTCCAACAGCGAAAGCGCCACTGTTGCAGAGTCCAGCTGTGGTCCTGCGGCTCCCTCGACTCCAGTTTCACAGAGTGTACCAGGGCCAGAGGACAGCTCCACAGTGCCTGCTCCAGCCTGCTTTGTCATGTCTGTGGCCACATCTGAGCTTcttcctgaaataaaaacaagtccCCCTGTCAAACCTTATCCATTTACcactgtgggtgtgttttcacATTGA
- the med1l gene encoding mediator of RNA polymerase II transcription subunit 1-like isoform X1: protein MIPGLIMFLMSFGYDNWIMVEHVLQIKANCLNMPVMTAKSLIADLHLKFAEKTWSDTFQLVRRCMDKSRDDSKPRETLVRCMERLHEALHVSSVNGMRSRLELIAKQNGMGFHFTEATCYLTADLFYLEVVLLQGGGVEDVKVAPHGEVPMSSESLLQLLRLKDFVAFSVKLADLSAFYNFPGENETKIKLFTCLQNLGQDLQKISHLSSALKECDCQEDMILNGRIGRLIARKEGFPLTVQFYISPTEVLETSDSNALVIKEISDVEPVVQTAQVIVGLSDATHQLQMASLMPQLDPQGHPVFTPLSEVLHETLPACFLLRLQPALPTLSSFVNKLSQVTDVTIPDADLQWAAFPKLLMRSSLNTKSPGETFDEQDTIFMVPLPGEMMHSYVFPGAAWEAPALKGTVVKSIPFTHPAHVPALLELLRHQCTINTLLSSCATSQWASPVPSLHFEVLPESDTSFSVTFLRPDIDSLAVLLVDVPGSHQVTCSLFGIDDPSMDEYISSVMKRSLSLPVTMRALYGKLREISSPLPPVCPATTEAGDDRPAPSPVLVSSNSESATVAESSCGPAAPSTPVSQSVPGPEDSSTVPAPACFVMSVATSELLPEIKTSPPVKPYPFTTVGVFSH from the exons ATGATTCCGGGGttaataatgtttttaatgAGTTTTGGTTATGATAATTGGATTATGGTTGAACATGTGCTCCAGATTAAAGCTAATTGCTTGAACATGCCAG TGATGACAGCCAAGTCCTTAATCGCTGACCTGCACTTGAAATTTGCAGAGAAGACTTGGAGCGACACCTTTCAGCTTGTCCGTAGATGCATG gacaAATCAAGAGATGACTCCAAGCCTCGTGAGACACTGGTTCGTTGCATGGAACGGCTCCACGAAGCTCTGCATG TGTCCTCGGTGAATGGCATGAGGTCTCGTCTGGAACTGATAGCTAAACAAAACGG CATGGGCTTTCACTTTACCGAGGCCACGTGCTACTTGACAGCCGACCTGTTCTACCTGGAGGTGGTGCTGTtgcaggggggaggggtggaggatgTCAAGGTGGCCCCACATGGAGAAGTCCCCATG TCGAGTGAGTCCcttcttcagctgctgag ATTGAAAGACTTTGTGGCGTTCTCAGTGAAGTTGGCTGACCTCTCTGCCTTTTACAACTTCCCTGGAGAGAA tgaaaccaaaataaaactgtttacaTGTCTGCAGAACCTCGGGCAAGATTTgcagaaaatatcacatttgtcaAG TGCACTAAAGGAGTGTGACTGCCAAGAGGACATGATTCTCAACGGCAGGATCGGGCGTCTAATAGCCAGAAAAGAAG GTTTCCCGCTGACTGTACAGTTCTACATCAGTCCCACTGAAGTTCTGGAAACCTCAGATTCAA ATGCACTTGTAATTAAAGAGATTTCAGATGTGGAGCCAGTTGTCCAGACAGCCCAGGTGATTGTGGGTCTCAGTGATGCGACACACCAGCTTCAGATGGCCTCTTTGATGCCACAACTTGATCCCCAAGG TCATCCCGTGTTTACTCCTTTGAGTGAGGTGCTGCATGAgactctgcctgcctgcttccTGCTCAGACTACAGCCGGCCCTGCCGACGCTCTCCTCTTTTGTAAACAAGCTAAGCCAGGTTACAG ATGTAACTATACCAGATGCTGACCTGCAGTGGGCAGCCTTTCCCAAGCTTCTGATGAGAAGTTCACTGAACACAAAGAGTCCTGGGGAAACTTTTGATGAGCAGGATACCATTTTTATGGTG CCTCTTCCTGGTGAAATGATGCACAGTTATGTGTTCCCTGGAGCTGCATGGGAGGCGCCTGCCCTAAAAGGGACTGTGGTGAAGAGCATTCCCTTCACCCACCCTGCCCACGTCCCCGCCCTGTTGGAGCTGCTTCGTCATCAGTGCACAATCAACACCTTATTAAGTAGCTGTGCCACCTCCCAATGGGCAAGTCCAG TTCCTTCCCTGCACTTCGAAGTCCTTCCAGAGTCTGACACCAGCTTCTCTGTGACCTTCCTTCGACCTGACATCGACTCCCTTGCTGTTT TGCTAGTGGATGTTCCTGGCTCTCATCAGGTTACATGCAGCCTGTTTGGAATTGACGATCCCTCCATGGATGAATACATTTCCAGTGTGATGAAGAG GTCTCTGTCACTTCCCGTCACCATGAGGGCTTTATATGGCAAGCTGAGGGagatttcctctcctcttcctcctgtgtgCCCAGCCACTACAGAGGCTGGAGACGACCGGCCAGCTCCCTCTCCTGTCCTCGTGTCCTCCAACAGCGAAAGCGCCACTGTTGCAGAGTCCAGCTGTGGTCCTGCGGCTCCCTCGACTCCAGTTTCACAGAGTGTACCAGGGCCAGAGGACAGCTCCACAGTGCCTGCTCCAGCCTGCTTTGTCATGTCTGTGGCCACATCTGAGCTTcttcctgaaataaaaacaagtccCCCTGTCAAACCTTATCCATTTACcactgtgggtgtgttttcacATTGA
- the med1l gene encoding mediator of RNA polymerase II transcription subunit 1-like isoform X5, with translation MANKLTYPAMMTAKSLIADLHLKFAEKTWSDTFQLVRRCMDKSRDDSKPRETLVRCMERLHEALHVSSVNGMRSRLELIAKQNGMGFHFTEATCYLTADLFYLEVVLLQGGGVEDVKVAPHGEVPMSSESLLQLLRLKDFVAFSVKLADLSAFYNFPGENETKIKLFTCLQNLGQDLQKISHLSSALKECDCQEDMILNGRIGRLIARKEGFPLTVQFYISPTEVLETSDSNALVIKEISDVEPVVQTAQVIVGLSDATHQLQMASLMPQLDPQGHPVFTPLSEVLHETLPACFLLRLQPALPTLSSFVNKLSQVTDVTIPDADLQWAAFPKLLMRSSLNTKSPGETFDEQDTIFMVPLPGEMMHSYVFPGAAWEAPALKGTVVKSIPFTHPAHVPALLELLRHQCTINTLLSSCATSQWASPVPSLHFEVLPESDTSFSVTFLRPDIDSLAVLLVDVPGSHQVTCSLFGIDDPSMDEYISSVMKRSLSLPVTMRALYGKLREISSPLPPVCPATTEAGDDRPAPSPVLVSSNSESATVAESSCGPAAPSTPVSQSVPGPEDSSTVPAPACFVMSVATSELLPEIKTSPPVKPYPFTTVGVFSH, from the exons ATGGCTAACAAGCTAACCTATCCAGCTA TGATGACAGCCAAGTCCTTAATCGCTGACCTGCACTTGAAATTTGCAGAGAAGACTTGGAGCGACACCTTTCAGCTTGTCCGTAGATGCATG gacaAATCAAGAGATGACTCCAAGCCTCGTGAGACACTGGTTCGTTGCATGGAACGGCTCCACGAAGCTCTGCATG TGTCCTCGGTGAATGGCATGAGGTCTCGTCTGGAACTGATAGCTAAACAAAACGG CATGGGCTTTCACTTTACCGAGGCCACGTGCTACTTGACAGCCGACCTGTTCTACCTGGAGGTGGTGCTGTtgcaggggggaggggtggaggatgTCAAGGTGGCCCCACATGGAGAAGTCCCCATG TCGAGTGAGTCCcttcttcagctgctgag ATTGAAAGACTTTGTGGCGTTCTCAGTGAAGTTGGCTGACCTCTCTGCCTTTTACAACTTCCCTGGAGAGAA tgaaaccaaaataaaactgtttacaTGTCTGCAGAACCTCGGGCAAGATTTgcagaaaatatcacatttgtcaAG TGCACTAAAGGAGTGTGACTGCCAAGAGGACATGATTCTCAACGGCAGGATCGGGCGTCTAATAGCCAGAAAAGAAG GTTTCCCGCTGACTGTACAGTTCTACATCAGTCCCACTGAAGTTCTGGAAACCTCAGATTCAA ATGCACTTGTAATTAAAGAGATTTCAGATGTGGAGCCAGTTGTCCAGACAGCCCAGGTGATTGTGGGTCTCAGTGATGCGACACACCAGCTTCAGATGGCCTCTTTGATGCCACAACTTGATCCCCAAGG TCATCCCGTGTTTACTCCTTTGAGTGAGGTGCTGCATGAgactctgcctgcctgcttccTGCTCAGACTACAGCCGGCCCTGCCGACGCTCTCCTCTTTTGTAAACAAGCTAAGCCAGGTTACAG ATGTAACTATACCAGATGCTGACCTGCAGTGGGCAGCCTTTCCCAAGCTTCTGATGAGAAGTTCACTGAACACAAAGAGTCCTGGGGAAACTTTTGATGAGCAGGATACCATTTTTATGGTG CCTCTTCCTGGTGAAATGATGCACAGTTATGTGTTCCCTGGAGCTGCATGGGAGGCGCCTGCCCTAAAAGGGACTGTGGTGAAGAGCATTCCCTTCACCCACCCTGCCCACGTCCCCGCCCTGTTGGAGCTGCTTCGTCATCAGTGCACAATCAACACCTTATTAAGTAGCTGTGCCACCTCCCAATGGGCAAGTCCAG TTCCTTCCCTGCACTTCGAAGTCCTTCCAGAGTCTGACACCAGCTTCTCTGTGACCTTCCTTCGACCTGACATCGACTCCCTTGCTGTTT TGCTAGTGGATGTTCCTGGCTCTCATCAGGTTACATGCAGCCTGTTTGGAATTGACGATCCCTCCATGGATGAATACATTTCCAGTGTGATGAAGAG GTCTCTGTCACTTCCCGTCACCATGAGGGCTTTATATGGCAAGCTGAGGGagatttcctctcctcttcctcctgtgtgCCCAGCCACTACAGAGGCTGGAGACGACCGGCCAGCTCCCTCTCCTGTCCTCGTGTCCTCCAACAGCGAAAGCGCCACTGTTGCAGAGTCCAGCTGTGGTCCTGCGGCTCCCTCGACTCCAGTTTCACAGAGTGTACCAGGGCCAGAGGACAGCTCCACAGTGCCTGCTCCAGCCTGCTTTGTCATGTCTGTGGCCACATCTGAGCTTcttcctgaaataaaaacaagtccCCCTGTCAAACCTTATCCATTTACcactgtgggtgtgttttcacATTGA
- the med1l gene encoding mediator of RNA polymerase II transcription subunit 1-like isoform X2, with the protein MIPGLIMFLMSFGYDNWIMVEHVLQIKANCLNMPVMTAKSLIADLHLKFAEKTWSDTFQLVRRCMDKSRDDSKPRETLVRCMERLHEALHVSSVNGMRSRLELIAKQNGMGFHFTEATCYLTADLFYLEVVLLQGGGVEDVKVAPHGEVPMSSESLLQLLRLKDFVAFSVKLADLSAFYNFPGENETKIKLFTCLQNLGQDLQKISHLSSALKECDCQEDMILNGRIGRLIARKEGFPLTVQFYISPTEVLETSDSNALVIKEISDVEPVVQTAQVIVGLSDATHQLQMASLMPQLDPQGHPVFTPLSEVLHETLPACFLLRLQPALPTLSSFVNKLSQVTDVTIPDADLQWAAFPKLLMRSSLNTKSPGETFDEQDTIFMPLPGEMMHSYVFPGAAWEAPALKGTVVKSIPFTHPAHVPALLELLRHQCTINTLLSSCATSQWASPVPSLHFEVLPESDTSFSVTFLRPDIDSLAVLLVDVPGSHQVTCSLFGIDDPSMDEYISSVMKRSLSLPVTMRALYGKLREISSPLPPVCPATTEAGDDRPAPSPVLVSSNSESATVAESSCGPAAPSTPVSQSVPGPEDSSTVPAPACFVMSVATSELLPEIKTSPPVKPYPFTTVGVFSH; encoded by the exons ATGATTCCGGGGttaataatgtttttaatgAGTTTTGGTTATGATAATTGGATTATGGTTGAACATGTGCTCCAGATTAAAGCTAATTGCTTGAACATGCCAG TGATGACAGCCAAGTCCTTAATCGCTGACCTGCACTTGAAATTTGCAGAGAAGACTTGGAGCGACACCTTTCAGCTTGTCCGTAGATGCATG gacaAATCAAGAGATGACTCCAAGCCTCGTGAGACACTGGTTCGTTGCATGGAACGGCTCCACGAAGCTCTGCATG TGTCCTCGGTGAATGGCATGAGGTCTCGTCTGGAACTGATAGCTAAACAAAACGG CATGGGCTTTCACTTTACCGAGGCCACGTGCTACTTGACAGCCGACCTGTTCTACCTGGAGGTGGTGCTGTtgcaggggggaggggtggaggatgTCAAGGTGGCCCCACATGGAGAAGTCCCCATG TCGAGTGAGTCCcttcttcagctgctgag ATTGAAAGACTTTGTGGCGTTCTCAGTGAAGTTGGCTGACCTCTCTGCCTTTTACAACTTCCCTGGAGAGAA tgaaaccaaaataaaactgtttacaTGTCTGCAGAACCTCGGGCAAGATTTgcagaaaatatcacatttgtcaAG TGCACTAAAGGAGTGTGACTGCCAAGAGGACATGATTCTCAACGGCAGGATCGGGCGTCTAATAGCCAGAAAAGAAG GTTTCCCGCTGACTGTACAGTTCTACATCAGTCCCACTGAAGTTCTGGAAACCTCAGATTCAA ATGCACTTGTAATTAAAGAGATTTCAGATGTGGAGCCAGTTGTCCAGACAGCCCAGGTGATTGTGGGTCTCAGTGATGCGACACACCAGCTTCAGATGGCCTCTTTGATGCCACAACTTGATCCCCAAGG TCATCCCGTGTTTACTCCTTTGAGTGAGGTGCTGCATGAgactctgcctgcctgcttccTGCTCAGACTACAGCCGGCCCTGCCGACGCTCTCCTCTTTTGTAAACAAGCTAAGCCAGGTTACAG ATGTAACTATACCAGATGCTGACCTGCAGTGGGCAGCCTTTCCCAAGCTTCTGATGAGAAGTTCACTGAACACAAAGAGTCCTGGGGAAACTTTTGATGAGCAGGATACCATTTTTATG CCTCTTCCTGGTGAAATGATGCACAGTTATGTGTTCCCTGGAGCTGCATGGGAGGCGCCTGCCCTAAAAGGGACTGTGGTGAAGAGCATTCCCTTCACCCACCCTGCCCACGTCCCCGCCCTGTTGGAGCTGCTTCGTCATCAGTGCACAATCAACACCTTATTAAGTAGCTGTGCCACCTCCCAATGGGCAAGTCCAG TTCCTTCCCTGCACTTCGAAGTCCTTCCAGAGTCTGACACCAGCTTCTCTGTGACCTTCCTTCGACCTGACATCGACTCCCTTGCTGTTT TGCTAGTGGATGTTCCTGGCTCTCATCAGGTTACATGCAGCCTGTTTGGAATTGACGATCCCTCCATGGATGAATACATTTCCAGTGTGATGAAGAG GTCTCTGTCACTTCCCGTCACCATGAGGGCTTTATATGGCAAGCTGAGGGagatttcctctcctcttcctcctgtgtgCCCAGCCACTACAGAGGCTGGAGACGACCGGCCAGCTCCCTCTCCTGTCCTCGTGTCCTCCAACAGCGAAAGCGCCACTGTTGCAGAGTCCAGCTGTGGTCCTGCGGCTCCCTCGACTCCAGTTTCACAGAGTGTACCAGGGCCAGAGGACAGCTCCACAGTGCCTGCTCCAGCCTGCTTTGTCATGTCTGTGGCCACATCTGAGCTTcttcctgaaataaaaacaagtccCCCTGTCAAACCTTATCCATTTACcactgtgggtgtgttttcacATTGA
- the med1l gene encoding mediator of RNA polymerase II transcription subunit 1-like isoform X8, with product MANKLTYPAKKTWSDTFQLVRRCMDKSRDDSKPRETLVRCMERLHEALHVSSVNGMRSRLELIAKQNGMGFHFTEATCYLTADLFYLEVVLLQGGGVEDVKVAPHGEVPMSSESLLQLLRLKDFVAFSVKLADLSAFYNFPGENETKIKLFTCLQNLGQDLQKISHLSSALKECDCQEDMILNGRIGRLIARKEGFPLTVQFYISPTEVLETSDSNALVIKEISDVEPVVQTAQVIVGLSDATHQLQMASLMPQLDPQGHPVFTPLSEVLHETLPACFLLRLQPALPTLSSFVNKLSQVTDVTIPDADLQWAAFPKLLMRSSLNTKSPGETFDEQDTIFMVPLPGEMMHSYVFPGAAWEAPALKGTVVKSIPFTHPAHVPALLELLRHQCTINTLLSSCATSQWASPVPSLHFEVLPESDTSFSVTFLRPDIDSLAVLLVDVPGSHQVTCSLFGIDDPSMDEYISSVMKRSLSLPVTMRALYGKLREISSPLPPVCPATTEAGDDRPAPSPVLVSSNSESATVAESSCGPAAPSTPVSQSVPGPEDSSTVPAPACFVMSVATSELLPEIKTSPPVKPYPFTTVGVFSH from the exons ATGGCTAACAAGCTAACCTATCCAGCTA AGAAGACTTGGAGCGACACCTTTCAGCTTGTCCGTAGATGCATG gacaAATCAAGAGATGACTCCAAGCCTCGTGAGACACTGGTTCGTTGCATGGAACGGCTCCACGAAGCTCTGCATG TGTCCTCGGTGAATGGCATGAGGTCTCGTCTGGAACTGATAGCTAAACAAAACGG CATGGGCTTTCACTTTACCGAGGCCACGTGCTACTTGACAGCCGACCTGTTCTACCTGGAGGTGGTGCTGTtgcaggggggaggggtggaggatgTCAAGGTGGCCCCACATGGAGAAGTCCCCATG TCGAGTGAGTCCcttcttcagctgctgag ATTGAAAGACTTTGTGGCGTTCTCAGTGAAGTTGGCTGACCTCTCTGCCTTTTACAACTTCCCTGGAGAGAA tgaaaccaaaataaaactgtttacaTGTCTGCAGAACCTCGGGCAAGATTTgcagaaaatatcacatttgtcaAG TGCACTAAAGGAGTGTGACTGCCAAGAGGACATGATTCTCAACGGCAGGATCGGGCGTCTAATAGCCAGAAAAGAAG GTTTCCCGCTGACTGTACAGTTCTACATCAGTCCCACTGAAGTTCTGGAAACCTCAGATTCAA ATGCACTTGTAATTAAAGAGATTTCAGATGTGGAGCCAGTTGTCCAGACAGCCCAGGTGATTGTGGGTCTCAGTGATGCGACACACCAGCTTCAGATGGCCTCTTTGATGCCACAACTTGATCCCCAAGG TCATCCCGTGTTTACTCCTTTGAGTGAGGTGCTGCATGAgactctgcctgcctgcttccTGCTCAGACTACAGCCGGCCCTGCCGACGCTCTCCTCTTTTGTAAACAAGCTAAGCCAGGTTACAG ATGTAACTATACCAGATGCTGACCTGCAGTGGGCAGCCTTTCCCAAGCTTCTGATGAGAAGTTCACTGAACACAAAGAGTCCTGGGGAAACTTTTGATGAGCAGGATACCATTTTTATGGTG CCTCTTCCTGGTGAAATGATGCACAGTTATGTGTTCCCTGGAGCTGCATGGGAGGCGCCTGCCCTAAAAGGGACTGTGGTGAAGAGCATTCCCTTCACCCACCCTGCCCACGTCCCCGCCCTGTTGGAGCTGCTTCGTCATCAGTGCACAATCAACACCTTATTAAGTAGCTGTGCCACCTCCCAATGGGCAAGTCCAG TTCCTTCCCTGCACTTCGAAGTCCTTCCAGAGTCTGACACCAGCTTCTCTGTGACCTTCCTTCGACCTGACATCGACTCCCTTGCTGTTT TGCTAGTGGATGTTCCTGGCTCTCATCAGGTTACATGCAGCCTGTTTGGAATTGACGATCCCTCCATGGATGAATACATTTCCAGTGTGATGAAGAG GTCTCTGTCACTTCCCGTCACCATGAGGGCTTTATATGGCAAGCTGAGGGagatttcctctcctcttcctcctgtgtgCCCAGCCACTACAGAGGCTGGAGACGACCGGCCAGCTCCCTCTCCTGTCCTCGTGTCCTCCAACAGCGAAAGCGCCACTGTTGCAGAGTCCAGCTGTGGTCCTGCGGCTCCCTCGACTCCAGTTTCACAGAGTGTACCAGGGCCAGAGGACAGCTCCACAGTGCCTGCTCCAGCCTGCTTTGTCATGTCTGTGGCCACATCTGAGCTTcttcctgaaataaaaacaagtccCCCTGTCAAACCTTATCCATTTACcactgtgggtgtgttttcacATTGA